From Spirosoma aerolatum, one genomic window encodes:
- a CDS encoding outer membrane beta-barrel protein encodes MKSFSLLVLFISLTTHLRAQTGATKSEIRGIVIDSVSGKPLRQASVALLSARDSSYITATITDGDGLFELRTMAKGSYRLLITFLGYRNLSRPFTITSEKPVLNLGILRMIEQSNQLQEVVIRQESTPIAVKGDTLEFNAGSFKTQPNAQVEELLRKLPGMEVSRDGNIKAQGQAVSRVLVDGKPFFGNDPKMATRNLPADIVDKVQLYDQSSDQSQFSGIDDGNRERTINLTLKRDKRKGYFGQNSLGLGTARDGQDNRYQARLNLNRFNNGRQLSLIGQANNLNQQNFTLADPSASGPVFVGSPGSTPSGNPQTPTNVVEVRAGGLNYRDKWGQHAEIATSYFLNQAITTSNQQSYRTSVLPENSLITDQSSSSQNRQLMHRYSARLDWQLDSLTSLRLTPNLSWQTSDYSSQNNSQSTLPGLPGSTPKLVNKGETSYGSDGNSLNLYNNLLLMRKFHREGRTLSLNLNTTLGDGDTQAINQTTNTFYDSTGTNPLTNRLNQQNCQTSYGLQNTLTLSYTEPLSLTQKLEFKYIYSLSSNQADRHVADLNESTGLYDRTNSLLSNAFTSAFATHRAGATLQTRRLRYTYSLGLEVQQSLLQTNNRSVDTIQRRTYLNLLPNALFNYTFSGNRNLRIQYRTRLNAPSITQLQPIIDNTNPLNIRIGNTALAPEFYNSLTLTYNGSSGQGNKSLFVFASLNQSNNRIATATAISNAGIQTTQPINTGGYWSATGVFSLGRTLQPSKIGLTLTTNASFSRAISFINDLSNESKTSSIGQGVRLQSNFNNSLEYGVSGNLAYQTASYSLLPKQNTTFWSQYATADLYWKLPFRLVLTSDVTYTATTGRAAGYNQQFVLWNAALARQFFKGNTGELRIQVFDLLNQNRSLTRNTTDTYIEDVQSRILRRYLLVSFVYNLRKFGI; translated from the coding sequence ATGAAATCTTTTTCGCTCCTTGTCCTCTTCATCAGCCTTACTACACACCTGCGGGCTCAAACGGGTGCCACCAAATCCGAAATTCGGGGCATTGTCATCGACTCGGTGAGTGGCAAACCGCTCCGGCAAGCCTCTGTTGCCTTGCTGTCAGCCCGCGATTCGAGCTATATCACGGCCACCATTACAGACGGCGATGGACTGTTCGAATTGCGAACTATGGCGAAAGGGTCTTACCGGCTTCTGATCACCTTTCTGGGTTATCGGAATCTATCCCGCCCCTTTACCATTACATCCGAAAAACCTGTTCTGAACCTGGGCATACTCCGCATGATCGAACAGAGTAATCAGCTTCAGGAAGTGGTAATTCGGCAGGAAAGTACGCCCATTGCTGTAAAAGGTGATACGCTGGAGTTCAATGCAGGATCGTTTAAAACGCAGCCCAATGCGCAGGTGGAAGAACTGCTTCGTAAACTGCCGGGTATGGAAGTGAGTCGCGATGGCAACATCAAAGCCCAGGGGCAGGCCGTCAGTAGGGTACTGGTCGACGGCAAACCATTTTTTGGCAACGATCCCAAAATGGCAACCCGCAATCTGCCCGCTGATATTGTCGATAAAGTTCAGTTGTACGATCAATCGTCCGACCAGTCTCAGTTTTCAGGTATCGACGATGGTAATCGTGAGCGCACCATCAATCTGACCTTGAAACGAGATAAACGCAAAGGTTATTTCGGGCAAAATTCGCTCGGCCTGGGTACCGCCCGCGATGGGCAGGACAATCGCTATCAGGCCCGGTTGAACCTGAATAGATTCAACAATGGTCGGCAACTCTCGCTGATTGGGCAGGCCAACAACCTGAATCAGCAGAACTTTACCCTAGCCGATCCGTCGGCATCGGGACCCGTTTTTGTGGGTAGTCCAGGTAGTACTCCGTCGGGGAATCCACAGACACCTACAAACGTTGTCGAGGTACGGGCCGGTGGACTCAATTATCGGGATAAATGGGGGCAACACGCCGAAATAGCAACCAGTTACTTTCTAAATCAGGCCATTACAACATCCAATCAGCAAAGCTACCGAACGAGCGTTTTGCCGGAAAATTCGCTCATCACCGACCAGAGTAGTTCGTCGCAGAATCGTCAGTTAATGCATCGATACAGCGCCCGCCTGGACTGGCAGCTCGACTCCCTGACTAGCCTCCGGCTTACCCCCAATCTATCGTGGCAAACCAGCGATTACAGCAGTCAGAACAACAGCCAGTCGACCTTACCCGGACTGCCTGGTTCAACGCCTAAACTAGTCAATAAGGGTGAAACGAGTTATGGTTCCGATGGTAACAGCCTCAACCTGTACAACAACCTCCTGCTGATGCGAAAATTCCATCGGGAAGGGCGCACCCTGTCGCTTAACCTGAATACGACACTGGGCGATGGCGATACACAGGCAATCAATCAAACGACCAACACCTTTTACGATTCAACGGGTACGAACCCACTTACCAATCGGTTGAATCAACAGAATTGCCAAACGAGTTACGGCTTACAAAATACATTAACGCTGTCGTACACAGAGCCGTTGTCGCTTACCCAAAAACTGGAATTCAAGTACATCTATTCGCTCAGCAGTAACCAAGCCGACCGACATGTTGCCGACCTCAACGAATCGACGGGCCTTTATGATCGTACCAATTCGCTGCTCTCCAATGCGTTTACTAGTGCCTTTGCTACGCACCGGGCGGGAGCGACGTTGCAAACCCGCCGGCTACGCTACACCTATTCGCTTGGGCTGGAGGTCCAGCAATCCCTGCTTCAGACCAACAACCGCTCTGTCGATACCATCCAGCGTCGGACTTACTTGAATTTACTGCCCAATGCACTGTTCAACTACACGTTTTCTGGAAACCGAAACCTGCGAATCCAGTACCGAACCCGCCTGAATGCGCCCTCAATCACGCAGCTACAGCCCATTATCGACAACACCAACCCGCTGAACATCCGGATAGGGAATACGGCGCTGGCCCCCGAATTTTACAACAGCCTGACACTGACCTACAATGGCTCTAGTGGGCAGGGGAACAAGAGTCTGTTCGTATTCGCCAGTCTGAATCAAAGCAACAATCGGATCGCCACGGCTACGGCCATCAGTAATGCCGGAATACAAACCACCCAACCCATCAATACCGGTGGATACTGGTCGGCCACTGGCGTATTCTCCTTAGGCCGAACGCTTCAACCATCGAAAATTGGCCTTACATTAACTACTAATGCTAGCTTTAGCCGGGCCATTAGTTTCATTAATGACCTGTCTAACGAATCCAAAACCAGCAGTATAGGGCAGGGGGTTCGGTTACAATCCAATTTCAACAACAGTCTGGAATACGGTGTGAGTGGTAATCTCGCCTACCAAACCGCTTCGTATTCGTTATTGCCCAAACAGAATACTACCTTCTGGTCGCAATATGCCACGGCCGATCTGTACTGGAAGTTACCTTTCCGGCTCGTCCTCACCAGCGACGTAACGTATACAGCCACCACCGGACGGGCAGCAGGCTATAATCAGCAGTTTGTATTGTGGAATGCGGCCCTGGCGCGTCAGTTCTTCAAAGGCAATACGGGCGAATTACGGATACAGGTGTTCGATTTACTGAATCAAAACCGTAGCCTTACCCGTAACACGACTGATACGTATATTGAGGATGTACAGAGTCGGATACTTCGTCGGTATCTGCTAGTAAGTTTCGTCTACAACCTGCGAAAGTTTGGGATTTAA
- a CDS encoding sensor histidine kinase has translation MDRRIRSIFWLMTCCIIGINAFQGYWLWNTYQINRQQFSRTVQETLFQVLERQHVAQANRLLGGKALNGAKKGSRIIVRRYNSSGGSEQTQVFINSGSDGLPKEGKKEPARRVVAYSVNVQSIDQPSTVAADTLARRISSLVLLDWSKGGTLDLPKLKTAYQAELERRGISSAFQLDTLTIRSTVDGNDIFIFQRNGDQEANGGIRTLPAPINPTRHLFAQASFPSPSSYLLGRMGWLLGSSVFLLLLTTGSFLFMLSTILRQKKLAEVKNDFINNMTHELKTPIATVTAAIEAMQHFGALTDPIKTEKYLAISQTNLQRLSDLVEKVLNLAVDEKRELALQPTTINLYGLVAELIASHQLKASKTVIFQVDIPADTAVIVDRIHFSNALNNLIDNAIKYSHERVNICLVYQPNEAGWQLSITDDGIGIAKTYQSAIFDRFFRVPTGDLHPVKGFGLGLAYVRQVVERHGGQIQVQSEPGKGSEFLIVV, from the coding sequence ATGGACCGGCGCATTCGTTCGATTTTCTGGCTGATGACATGCTGCATCATTGGCATCAATGCGTTTCAGGGGTACTGGCTCTGGAACACCTATCAGATTAACCGACAGCAGTTTAGCCGGACGGTACAGGAGACGTTGTTTCAAGTACTTGAACGTCAGCATGTGGCTCAGGCCAATCGATTACTAGGAGGAAAGGCGTTGAATGGCGCCAAAAAAGGCTCACGGATTATTGTTCGTCGGTATAATTCATCGGGCGGATCAGAACAGACACAGGTGTTTATCAACTCAGGTTCCGATGGGTTGCCTAAAGAAGGGAAAAAAGAACCCGCCAGACGGGTCGTGGCCTATAGCGTCAATGTTCAGTCAATTGATCAGCCATCGACGGTAGCAGCCGATACGCTTGCCCGTCGGATTTCGAGTCTGGTTTTATTGGACTGGTCGAAGGGAGGGACACTGGATTTGCCTAAGTTGAAAACGGCATACCAGGCCGAACTGGAGCGTCGTGGAATCTCATCAGCTTTCCAGCTCGATACATTGACTATCCGATCTACTGTCGATGGAAACGACATCTTTATATTTCAGCGAAATGGGGATCAGGAGGCCAATGGTGGCATACGTACTTTACCTGCCCCGATTAACCCTACCAGGCACCTTTTTGCGCAGGCTTCATTTCCTTCACCTTCGTCTTATCTGCTCGGTCGAATGGGTTGGCTGCTCGGTAGTTCGGTGTTTTTGTTGTTGCTCACAACGGGTAGTTTTCTGTTTATGCTCAGTACTATTCTGCGGCAAAAGAAGCTGGCAGAAGTGAAAAACGACTTCATCAACAACATGACGCATGAACTGAAAACTCCCATTGCCACGGTGACGGCCGCTATAGAAGCCATGCAGCATTTTGGCGCGCTGACCGACCCAATTAAGACAGAAAAGTACCTTGCAATATCGCAGACGAACCTCCAGCGGCTATCAGATCTGGTTGAAAAAGTACTGAATCTGGCGGTTGACGAAAAGCGTGAACTCGCACTACAACCCACGACCATAAACCTGTATGGACTAGTAGCCGAACTTATTGCCAGCCATCAGCTAAAGGCTAGCAAAACCGTTATATTTCAGGTCGATATTCCTGCTGATACAGCGGTGATAGTAGACCGTATTCATTTTAGTAACGCCCTTAACAATCTGATCGACAATGCTATTAAGTACTCCCATGAACGTGTAAATATTTGTCTGGTTTATCAGCCGAATGAGGCTGGGTGGCAATTGTCAATAACGGACGATGGCATCGGGATCGCCAAAACGTACCAGTCGGCCATTTTCGACCGCTTCTTTCGTGTCCCTACCGGCGATCTGCATC